One window of Ralstonia pickettii DTP0602 genomic DNA carries:
- a CDS encoding UDP phosphate-alpha-4-amino-4-deoxy-L-arabinose arabinosyl transferase yields MRQANTSPVQLTAAATGALPRALLLAICIIYGLVGLFGRDPWKNEDAAGFGVMWQLATGGLHDWLMPNIAGRPYSEDGPLVFWIGAIMIRGFGGWLGAADAARLATALFFFATCACIWYTTYLLGRRDEVQPFAYAFGGQPNARDYGRTLADGALLIFLACVGLAMRGHETTPQVGQVAFIALALYGMVRSLDKPIQGSLIYGAALGGLALASGPLLPLAMLGGTVVCALVCRPLPWQRLFAIGIPLALLIVLAWLTATYFGAADRNEAVTFIREWSRYDRRSYGSPNMQTFGFNMRNLFLYAWPVWPIAGWAWIAWAGMRRAPHVAMPLALLLPVLVLLFLQRSAGDVQFILLLPPMAVLAAFALPTLARGVINAIDWFALLFFTIFGGTVWFMWVAKTTGWPPRIARNIFRQLPGYQHEFTVAAVLFALVATAAWVLIVRWRLSRAPKQIWRPVVISAAGTTLMWVMAMTLWLPSINYGKTYRDVAQAAAMALPPAYQCVQPIRMGDAQLASFAYFGHIRFGGPGDGCDVLLRHDSVDYGEPGNISHFEWRLIWEGRRPADRDERFRMYRLVDTARAIHPRPDLPRRRLPRQP; encoded by the coding sequence ATGCGTCAAGCCAACACCTCACCCGTCCAGTTGACCGCTGCCGCGACCGGCGCACTGCCGCGCGCCCTGCTGCTGGCGATCTGCATCATCTACGGCCTGGTCGGCCTGTTCGGCCGCGACCCGTGGAAGAACGAGGATGCCGCCGGCTTCGGCGTGATGTGGCAACTGGCCACTGGCGGCCTGCACGACTGGCTGATGCCCAATATCGCCGGGCGCCCGTACAGCGAGGACGGCCCGCTGGTGTTCTGGATCGGCGCAATCATGATCCGCGGCTTCGGCGGCTGGCTGGGCGCGGCCGATGCCGCGCGGCTGGCCACCGCGCTGTTCTTCTTCGCAACCTGCGCCTGCATCTGGTACACCACCTACCTGCTGGGCCGGCGCGACGAGGTCCAGCCCTTTGCCTATGCCTTCGGCGGCCAGCCCAACGCGCGCGACTACGGCCGTACGCTTGCCGACGGCGCGCTGCTGATCTTCCTCGCCTGCGTGGGCCTGGCCATGCGCGGCCACGAAACCACGCCGCAGGTGGGCCAGGTCGCCTTTATCGCGCTGGCGCTGTACGGCATGGTGCGCAGTCTCGACAAGCCGATCCAGGGCAGCCTGATCTATGGCGCCGCGCTCGGTGGCCTGGCGTTGGCGAGCGGCCCGCTGCTGCCGCTGGCGATGCTCGGCGGCACCGTGGTCTGCGCGCTGGTGTGCCGACCGCTGCCGTGGCAGCGCCTGTTCGCCATCGGCATTCCGCTCGCCCTGCTGATCGTGCTGGCGTGGCTGACCGCGACCTACTTCGGCGCGGCCGACCGCAACGAGGCGGTCACCTTTATCCGCGAGTGGTCGCGCTACGATCGCCGCAGCTATGGCTCGCCGAACATGCAGACCTTCGGCTTCAACATGCGCAACCTGTTCCTGTACGCGTGGCCGGTGTGGCCGATCGCGGGCTGGGCCTGGATCGCATGGGCCGGCATGCGCCGCGCGCCCCACGTGGCGATGCCGCTGGCGCTGCTGCTGCCGGTGCTGGTGCTGCTGTTCCTGCAACGCAGCGCCGGCGACGTGCAGTTCATCCTGCTGCTGCCGCCGATGGCGGTGCTGGCCGCGTTTGCGCTGCCCACGCTGGCGCGCGGCGTGATCAACGCGATCGACTGGTTCGCGCTGCTGTTCTTCACCATCTTCGGCGGCACGGTCTGGTTTATGTGGGTCGCCAAGACCACCGGCTGGCCGCCGCGCATCGCGCGCAACATCTTCCGCCAGTTGCCCGGCTACCAGCATGAATTCACCGTCGCGGCGGTGCTGTTCGCGCTGGTCGCGACCGCCGCCTGGGTGCTGATCGTGCGCTGGCGGCTGTCGCGCGCGCCCAAGCAGATCTGGCGCCCGGTGGTGATTTCCGCAGCGGGCACCACACTGATGTGGGTGATGGCGATGACGCTGTGGCTGCCGTCGATCAACTACGGCAAGACCTATCGCGACGTGGCACAGGCCGCGGCGATGGCGCTGCCGCCCGCTTACCAGTGCGTGCAGCCGATCCGCATGGGCGACGCGCAGCTGGCTTCGTTTGCCTACTTCGGCCATATCCGCTTCGGCGGGCCGGGCGATGGCTGCGATGTGCTGTTGCGCCATGACTCGGTGGACTATGGCGAGCCGGGCAATATCTCGCATTTCGAATGGCGGCTGATCTGGGAAGGCCGCCGCCCCGCGGACCGCGACGAGCGCTTCCGCATGTATCGCCTGGTCGATACCGCGCGTGCCATCCATCCGCGCCCCGACCTGCCTCGGCGCCGCCTGCCGCGCCAGCCCTGA
- a CDS encoding multidrug transporter MatE (K03327: TC.MATE, SLC47A, norM, mdtK, dinF; multidrug resistance protein, MATE family) produces the protein MTLLQDLRRIGSLAAPVLAGQLAVIAFGVIDTVMAGRASATDLAAVGLGGSIYITIYISLMGVLQALAPIAGQLYGAGRVEAIGAEVRQAAWLGAALAIPGVLLLAFPAPLLALSKASPELVDKATTYLHFGAFGLPAALGFRIYSALNNALSRPLMVTVLQIGGLLLKVPLNAWFIHGGLGVPAMGGPGCGLASTLISWAWCIAGLLILRYSRAYRPLRIFDTWSWPAAAPLRALLRLGVPMGLTYLIEITSFTLMSIFITRLGTVTLAGHQIIANLGAVAYMLPLSLAIATSTLVAQHIGARDLAGASRLAWRGIRLAAGLAMLTGALLWLLREPVLHAYASDPAVVAAALPLVLFVAFYQAFDAVQVMTAFILRAYKIALIPTLIYAGSLWGIGLGGGYMLGFGLIDGLPAFTRGAAGFWLANSVSLAIAGVLLVRYFTRVSANPEN, from the coding sequence ATGACCCTGCTCCAAGACCTCCGCCGCATTGGCAGCCTGGCCGCGCCGGTGCTGGCCGGCCAACTGGCCGTTATCGCCTTTGGCGTCATCGATACCGTGATGGCGGGCCGCGCCTCGGCCACCGACCTGGCGGCCGTGGGCCTGGGCGGCTCGATCTACATCACGATCTATATCAGCCTGATGGGTGTGCTGCAGGCGCTCGCGCCCATCGCGGGCCAGCTCTATGGCGCAGGCCGGGTCGAGGCGATCGGCGCGGAAGTGCGCCAGGCCGCGTGGCTGGGCGCCGCGCTGGCGATTCCCGGCGTGCTGCTGCTGGCCTTCCCGGCGCCCTTGCTTGCCCTTTCCAAGGCTTCGCCGGAACTGGTCGACAAGGCCACCACCTACCTGCATTTCGGCGCCTTCGGGCTGCCGGCGGCGCTGGGCTTCCGCATCTATTCCGCGCTGAACAATGCGCTGTCGCGCCCGCTCATGGTCACGGTGCTGCAGATCGGCGGCCTGTTGCTGAAGGTGCCGCTCAACGCCTGGTTTATCCACGGCGGGCTGGGCGTGCCGGCGATGGGCGGACCCGGCTGCGGGCTGGCCTCGACGCTGATCAGCTGGGCCTGGTGCATCGCCGGGCTGCTGATCCTGCGCTACAGCCGCGCCTATCGTCCACTGCGCATCTTCGATACCTGGAGTTGGCCGGCGGCCGCGCCGCTGCGCGCGCTGCTGCGCCTTGGCGTGCCGATGGGCCTGACTTACCTGATCGAGATCACCTCGTTCACGCTGATGTCGATCTTTATCACGCGGCTGGGGACGGTCACGCTCGCCGGGCACCAGATCATCGCCAACCTAGGCGCGGTGGCCTACATGCTGCCCCTGTCGCTGGCGATCGCCACCTCGACGCTGGTGGCCCAGCATATCGGCGCGCGCGACCTGGCCGGCGCCAGCCGGCTCGCCTGGCGCGGCATCCGGCTGGCGGCGGGGCTGGCCATGTTGACCGGGGCGCTACTGTGGCTGCTGCGCGAGCCGGTGCTGCACGCCTACGCCAGCGACCCGGCGGTGGTCGCGGCGGCGCTGCCGCTGGTGTTGTTCGTTGCCTTCTACCAGGCCTTCGACGCCGTGCAGGTGATGACGGCCTTTATCCTGCGTGCGTACAAGATCGCGCTGATTCCCACGCTGATCTATGCCGGGTCGCTGTGGGGCATCGGCCTGGGCGGCGGCTATATGCTGGGGTTCGGGCTGATCGACGGCTTGCCGGCGTTTACGCGCGGCGCGGCTGGCTTCTGGCTGGCCAACAGCGTGAGCCTGGCGATTGCGGGTGTGCTGCTGGTGCGGTATTTCACGCGGGTCAGCGCGAATCCTGAGAACTGA